The following coding sequences are from one Coffea arabica cultivar ET-39 chromosome 11e, Coffea Arabica ET-39 HiFi, whole genome shotgun sequence window:
- the LOC113717693 gene encoding NADH dehydrogenase [ubiquinone] 1 beta subcomplex subunit 7-like has protein sequence MEVPGSSKKMIATQEEMVEAKVPIPYRDQCAHLLIPLNKCRQAEFYLPWKCEDQRHSYEKCEYELVMERMLQMQKIREAEAKQKQGLPAQPPIPLIPKTANA, from the coding sequence ATGGAGGTGCCAGGGTCATCAAAGAAGATGATAGCAACCCAAGAAGAAATGGTGGAAGCCAAAGTCCCAATCCCTTACAGAGACCAATGTGCCCATTTGCTGATCCCACTGAACAAATGCAGGCAGGCGGAGTTCTATCTTCCTTGGAAGTGTGAGGACCAACGCCACTCCTATGAGAAGTGCGAGTACGAGCTTGTCATGGAACGGATGCTCCAGATGCAGAAGATCCGGGAAGCCGAAGCCAAACAAAAACAAGGCCTCCCAGCGCAGCCGCCTATACCTCTTATACCTAAAACTGCCAATGCTTGA
- the LOC113718943 gene encoding receptor-like protein kinase FERONIA, whose translation MFTLLVYLSFLFNLLFIITSSDTPPYSPTDYILINCGSSSNATSADGRNWYGDAGSKFSPNDMATISSAVTATEQDSSVSGVPFLTARIIRSNFSYTFPVSPGKKFVRLYFYPASYSTDFNATESFFAVMANNYTLLSNFSAFLTVLAGDYSPAYVVKEFIVNVQSMNQFLNVTFLPSMQSYAFINGIEVVSTPDGLYMGNHDMSSNPLKDVNDPNIQFEFDQNDTAFEALYRLNVGGNDVSALADSGMFRGWASDDNFTWGADKGNPLSNNEIAVKYTPQTPNYTAPAIVYTTARAMGKFSTRFNLSWTFSVDSGFNYLLRLHFCEIDPDLITQENQRVFRIFISNKTAEEEADIINWTGGPGIPVFRDYVVFVPHPPDGRPSKQRLFLALHPNLDVKPKYADAILNGLELFKLNNSDGNLAGTNPVPAADPNSLMPNTKSPKKGRAVLFPIVGGVVGGAALVLIIGFLISRRLRRRVKDFDQKSASKSSGVQLSNTSRSSKTTSASRSSSLPLDLCRRFSLEEIIFATANFDAKFVIGTGGFGNVYKGYIDNSLITVAIKRLNPSSSQGVREFRTEIEMLSNLRHLHLVSLIGYCDEKGEMILVYDYMANGTLRDHLYKTDNPPLPWKQRLQICIGAARGLHYLHTGAKHNIIHRDVKSTNILLDEKWVAKVSDFGLSKLGPSGGIHSHVSTQVKGSFGYVDPEYYKRQQLTDKSDVYSFGVVLLEVLCGRGAIIPNLPKEQVNLAEWGKRYYAKGIIHQTVDPHMKGEIAPECLRSFAETAINCLKDQGIERPGMNDVVWSLEFALQLQEAAENESGRRPFAFRMHGLGRDEQATTEDDEDVFSDSGVEKDSAAMMKSRSITTGTFTASSDMLKSDNVFSEIVNPTGR comes from the coding sequence atgttTACTCTTCTTGTATACCTCTCCTTTCTCTTCAATCTCTTGTTCATCATCACTTCCAGCGATACTCCGCCTTACAGCCCCACAGATTACATCCTGATCAACTGCGGATCATCCTCAAACGCAACCTCAGCCGATGGCCGGAACTGGTACGGCGACGCCGGCTCAAAATTCTCCCCTAACGACATGGCGACTATTTCTTCAGCTGTCACAGCCACCGAGCAAGACTCTTCGGTCTCCGGAGTCCCTTTTTTAACTGCCCGTATCATTCGTTCTAATTTCTCCTATACCTTCCCTGTCTCCCCCGGCAAAAAGTTCGTCCGCCTTTACTTCTACCCGGCCTCCTACTCCACCGACTTCAACGCAACTGAATCTTTCTTCGCTGTCATGGCTAATAACTACACTCTTCTGAGCAACTTTAGCGCATTTTTAACAGTTCTTGCCGGGGACTATTCACCTGCCTACGTCGTTAAAGAATTCATCGTTAATGTTCAGTCTATGAATCAATTCCTCAACGTTACCTTTTTGCCCTCTATGCAGTCGTACGCGTTCATTAATGGAATTGAAGTTGTTTCAACCCCGGACGGACTCTACATGGGCAACCATGATATGTCCAGTAATCCCCTCAAAGACGTGAATGATCCCAACATTCAGTTCGAGTTTGATCAGAACGACACTGCCTTCGAAGCTCTTTACAGGCTCAACGTCGGAGGAAATGATGTTTCTGCGTTAGCTGATAGTGGGATGTTCCGAGGGTGGGCTTCCGATGACAACTTCACGTGGGGCGCAGATAAAGGGAACCCATTGAGCAATAATGAAATTGCTGTAAAGTACACTCCGCAAACCCCAAATTACACTGCGCCAGCGATAGTTTATACTACCGCAAGGGCGATGGGCAAGTTTAGCACCCGATTCAACTTGAGCTGGACGTTCTCTGTTGATTCTGGGTTTAATTATCTCCTGAGGTTGCATTTTTGCGAGATTGACCCTGATTTGATTACACAAGAGAACCAACGGGTGTTCAGGATATTCATCAGTAACAAAACAGCTGAGGAAGAGGCTGATATTATAAATTGGACCGGCGGCCCCGGAATCCCGGTTTTCAGAGACTACGTCGTGTTCGTTCCACACCCACCGGATGGTCGCCCGAGCAAGCAACGCTTGTTTCTTGCTCTGCACCCAAATCTCGACGTCAAGCCGAAGTATGCTGATGCAATCTTGAATGGTTTAGAATTGTTCAAACTGAACAACAGCGACGGCAATCTAGCCGGGACCAATCCTGTTCCGGCGGCGGATCCCAATTCCCTGATGCCAAACACCAAGTCACCGAAAAAGGGGAGAGCTGTACTTTTTCCTATCGTGGGAGGGGTGGTCGGAGGGGCTGCCTTGGTTTTGATCATCGGTTTCTTGATTTCCCGGCGGCTAAGGAGACGGGTAAAAGATTTTGACCAGAAAAGTGCTTCAAAGTCATCCGGGGTCCAACTTTCAAACACGTCCAGGTCATCAAAGACAACAAGTGCATCAAGGTCTTCGTCACTGCCGCTAGATCTTTGCCGAAGATTTTCCCTGGAGGAGATCATCTTTGCTACGGCCAACTTCGATGCTAAGTTTGTGATCGGAACCGGAGGATTCGGAAACGTGTACAAAGGGTACATCGACAATAGTCTAATCACAGTTGCTATTAAGCGATTAAATCCTTCGTCAAGTCAAGGGGTCCGCGAATTTCGAACCGAGATCGAGATGCTGTCGAATCTAAGGCATCTTCATCTGGTATCCCTGATAGGTTACTGTGACGAGAAGGGAGAGATGATCTTGGTTTATGATTACATGGCCAATGGCACCCTTCGCGACCACCTCTACAAAACAGATAATCCACCCCTCCCGTGGAAGCAACGGCTTCAGATTTGCATCGGCGCAGCCAGAGGGTTGCATTATCTCCACACCGGTGCCAAGCACAATATCATCCACCGGGACGTCAAGTCAACCAACATATTGCTGGACGAGAAATGGGTGGCTAAGGTTTCGGATTTCGGTCTATCCAAGCTAGGCCCCAGCGGTGGAATCCACAGCCATGTCAGCACGCAGGTGAAGGGGAGTTTCGGCTACGTAGATCCGGAGTATTACAAGAGACAGCAGTTGACGGACAAGTCGGACGTGTACTCGTTCGGGGTGGTTTTGCTCGAAGTGCTGTGCGGGCGGGGAGCCATTATTCCGAACTTGCCCAAGGAGCAGGTGAATTTGGCGGAGTGGGGCAAGAGGTATTACGCAAAAGGGATCATCCACCAAACTGTAGACCCTCACATGAAGGGCGAGATTGCTCCCGAGTGTTTGAGGAGCTTTGCTGAAACGGCGATCAACTGTTTGAAAGATCAGGGGATTGAACGACCCGGAATGAATGATGTAGTTTGGAGCCTCGAATTCGCGTTGCAGCTTCAGGAGGCGGCTGAAAATGAGAGTGGTCGACGTCCATTTGCTTTCCGTATGCATGGGTTGGGAAGAGATGAGCAAGCTACGACTGAGGATGACGAGGATGTGTTCTCAGACTCGGGAGTTGAGAAAGATTCTGCCGCCATGATGAAGAGCCGTAGTATTACGACCGGGACATTCACGGCCAGTAGTGACATGTTAAAGTCTGACAATGTTTTCTCCGAGATCGTGAATCCCACCGGCAGGTGA